A window of the Pseudomonas fluorescens genome harbors these coding sequences:
- a CDS encoding HlyD family secretion protein — MTEPTTTTTNAIAATPEGVAPPSSPNTEPRSLRVRIISSLGFAAIAIVGVLIVLYAWQLPPFSSAVETTENALVRGQVTIIGPQLSGYVFEVPVQDFQFVKEGDLLVRLDDRIYQQRLDQSLAQLAVQKASLANVVQQRNSAEATIKLRQAVVADSEAQLRKSEADLRRNKALVNDGSVSKREMDVALAANAQSIAAVAQAKANLEIARQDLQTVIVNRGSLEAAVASADAAVQLARIDLSNTRIIAPRDGQLGQIGVRLGAYVNSGAQLMALVPNQKWVIANLKETQMDNVRVGQPASFTVDGLNHRKFTGHVQHISPGTGSEFALLQADNATGNFVKIAQRVPVRITIDPDQQESERLRPGMSVVVSIDTAAGDTQKH, encoded by the coding sequence ATGACCGAACCGACTACCACGACCACCAATGCCATCGCCGCCACCCCTGAAGGCGTGGCACCGCCGTCATCACCGAACACCGAGCCGCGCTCGTTGCGGGTGCGGATCATCTCGTCGCTGGGCTTTGCTGCGATTGCCATCGTCGGCGTGTTGATCGTGCTCTATGCCTGGCAGTTGCCGCCGTTCAGCAGCGCGGTCGAAACCACCGAAAACGCCCTGGTCCGCGGGCAGGTGACGATCATCGGTCCGCAGCTCAGCGGTTATGTGTTTGAAGTGCCGGTACAGGATTTCCAGTTCGTGAAGGAAGGGGATTTGCTGGTGCGTCTCGACGACCGCATCTATCAGCAACGCCTCGACCAGTCGCTGGCACAACTGGCGGTGCAAAAGGCCTCGCTGGCCAACGTGGTGCAGCAGCGCAACAGCGCCGAGGCGACGATCAAGCTGCGGCAGGCGGTGGTGGCCGACAGCGAAGCGCAGCTGCGCAAAAGCGAGGCTGACTTGCGACGGAACAAGGCGCTGGTCAATGACGGCTCCGTGTCCAAGCGCGAGATGGACGTGGCGCTGGCCGCCAACGCGCAAAGCATTGCAGCGGTTGCGCAGGCCAAGGCCAATCTGGAAATCGCCCGGCAGGATCTGCAAACGGTGATCGTCAATCGCGGCTCTCTGGAAGCGGCGGTGGCCAGCGCCGATGCCGCGGTGCAACTGGCGCGGATCGATTTGTCCAACACACGGATCATTGCCCCGCGCGACGGTCAGCTTGGGCAGATCGGCGTGCGTCTCGGCGCCTACGTCAACTCCGGGGCGCAGTTGATGGCGCTGGTACCGAACCAGAAATGGGTGATCGCCAACCTCAAGGAAACCCAGATGGACAATGTGCGCGTCGGGCAACCGGCGAGCTTCACCGTCGATGGCTTGAACCACCGCAAATTCACCGGCCACGTGCAGCACATCTCGCCGGGCACCGGTTCCGAATTCGCGTTGTTGCAGGCCGACAACGCCACCGGCAACTTCGTGAAAATCGCCCAGCGGGTGCCAGTGCGCATCACCATCGATCCGGATCAGCAGGAGAGCGAGCGCTTGCGGCCGGGGATGTCGGTGGTAGTCAGCATTGATACGGCGGCGGGCGACACCCAGAAACACTGA
- a CDS encoding MFS transporter, whose translation MNQYAPRNWQPHEKPSLPGSPSTPLHSNPKRLAYALVGLLVALTGGLGNSLVVANLPYLQGALGATTAEMAWLPAAYVMTNVSMNLLLVKFRQQFGLRAFTEVFLVLYALVTFGHLFVNDLNSAVAVRAAHGMVGAALSSLGLYYMVQAFPAKWRMKALVLGLGTSQLALPLARLFSEDLLQIAEWRGLYLFELGMALLSLGCVLMLKLPPGDRFKTFEPLDFLTFAILASGVALLCAVLSLGRIDWWLEADWIGIALAASIALILAGLAIEHNRSNPMLMTRWLGSGVMIRLALAVILIRMVTSEQSTGAVGFMQNLNMSSQQLHSLYVVMLIGSVAGLLTSALTIDPKHLLMPLIVSLALMATGSIMDSSSNNLTRPANLYFSQFLLAFGSTFFLGPTMVLGTRNVLTNPRNLVSFSVLFGICNNLGGLIGAALLGTFQIVREKFHSSHIVEQLVMSDPRVAARVQSGGSAVGSLIADPSLRNLAGIRSLANAATREANVLAYNDVFMLIAVIAILTMIWISIRALWLISTTRAVTPTPSVPSSGATSS comes from the coding sequence ATGAACCAATACGCCCCGCGCAACTGGCAGCCGCACGAGAAGCCCAGTCTGCCCGGTTCCCCTTCGACGCCGCTGCACTCCAATCCCAAGCGCCTGGCCTACGCGCTGGTCGGGTTGCTGGTGGCGTTGACCGGCGGCTTGGGCAATTCGCTGGTGGTCGCCAACCTGCCTTACCTGCAAGGCGCGCTCGGGGCGACCACGGCGGAGATGGCCTGGCTGCCGGCGGCGTACGTGATGACCAACGTGTCGATGAACCTGCTGCTGGTGAAGTTTCGCCAGCAGTTCGGGCTGCGCGCATTCACCGAGGTGTTTCTGGTGCTGTATGCGCTGGTGACCTTCGGCCATCTGTTCGTCAATGACCTGAACTCGGCGGTCGCCGTGCGTGCGGCCCACGGCATGGTCGGTGCGGCGCTCAGTTCGCTGGGCCTGTATTACATGGTGCAGGCGTTCCCGGCCAAATGGCGGATGAAGGCGCTGGTACTGGGCCTTGGCACTTCGCAACTGGCTTTGCCGCTGGCGCGGCTGTTTTCCGAAGACCTGTTGCAGATCGCCGAATGGCGCGGCCTGTACCTGTTCGAATTGGGTATGGCGCTGCTGTCGCTGGGTTGCGTATTGATGCTCAAGTTGCCGCCGGGTGACCGGTTCAAGACCTTCGAACCTCTCGATTTCCTCACCTTTGCGATCCTTGCCAGTGGCGTGGCCCTGCTGTGCGCCGTGTTGTCCCTGGGCAGGATCGACTGGTGGCTGGAGGCCGACTGGATCGGCATCGCCCTGGCCGCGTCGATTGCCCTGATTCTCGCGGGGCTGGCCATCGAACATAACCGCAGCAACCCGATGTTGATGACCCGCTGGCTCGGCAGCGGGGTAATGATCCGGCTGGCGCTGGCGGTGATCCTGATTCGCATGGTGACCTCGGAGCAATCCACCGGCGCCGTGGGCTTCATGCAAAACCTGAACATGAGCAGCCAGCAGCTGCATAGCCTGTACGTGGTGATGCTGATCGGCAGCGTCGCCGGGCTGCTGACCAGTGCGCTGACCATCGACCCGAAACACCTGCTGATGCCGCTGATTGTTTCGCTGGCATTGATGGCCACCGGCTCGATCATGGACAGCTCATCGAACAACCTGACCCGACCCGCAAACCTGTATTTCAGTCAGTTCCTGCTGGCGTTCGGCAGTACGTTCTTCCTCGGCCCGACCATGGTGCTGGGTACGCGCAACGTGCTGACCAATCCGCGCAACCTCGTGAGCTTTTCGGTGCTGTTCGGGATCTGCAACAACCTCGGCGGCCTGATCGGCGCAGCGTTGCTGGGGACGTTCCAGATCGTGCGCGAGAAGTTTCATTCCAGCCACATCGTCGAGCAATTGGTGATGTCCGACCCGCGTGTCGCCGCGCGGGTGCAGAGCGGCGGGTCGGCGGTTGGTTCGCTGATCGCCGACCCGAGTCTGCGCAATCTGGCGGGCATTCGCAGCCTGGCCAACGCGGCTACCCGCGAGGCCAACGTACTGGCCTATAACGATGTGTTCATGCTGATCGCGGTGATCGCGATCCTGACCATGATCTGGATTTCCATCCGTGCGCTGTGGCTGATCAGCACCACCAGAGCCGTCACCCCGACTCCTTCCGTACCTTCCAGCGGTGCCACTTCTTCATGA
- a CDS encoding polysaccharide deacetylase family protein produces MTIPRWQRSPRLLKNLLAAALLLPALAFAQERPWPDGSQLVISVSMQFETGGQPEGAESPFSGTPLAKGYPDLPAQTWFDYGYKEGLWRMLDLWDRTGIKVTSHVVGEAALKHPELARAIAERGHELAAHGMRWADSYNMNYAQEKQFIGDGVAAVEKITGQRSVGYNANWLRRSPNTLKVLQDLNFTYHIDDVSRDEPFVTMVRGRKFAVVPYTLRNNDIVLIEGRHFSAEQFYQQLVLEFDRLYAEGASKRRMMSVSLHDRIGGTPAMVEAMERFIRYAQSHSKVKFMRKDQIAQIVLTEKNPLIDNTEALYNQ; encoded by the coding sequence ATGACCATTCCTCGCTGGCAACGCTCCCCGCGTCTGCTGAAAAACCTGCTGGCCGCCGCGCTGTTGCTGCCCGCCCTCGCCTTCGCTCAGGAACGCCCGTGGCCGGATGGCTCGCAACTGGTGATTTCGGTGTCGATGCAATTCGAAACCGGCGGCCAGCCCGAAGGCGCTGAAAGCCCGTTCTCCGGCACACCGCTGGCAAAAGGTTATCCGGACCTGCCGGCGCAGACCTGGTTCGATTACGGCTACAAGGAAGGCCTGTGGCGCATGCTCGATCTGTGGGATCGCACCGGCATCAAAGTCACCTCCCATGTGGTTGGCGAGGCGGCACTCAAGCACCCGGAACTGGCCAGAGCGATTGCCGAGCGCGGCCATGAACTGGCGGCCCACGGCATGCGCTGGGCCGATTCGTACAACATGAACTACGCCCAGGAAAAACAGTTCATCGGCGACGGCGTCGCGGCGGTGGAAAAAATCACCGGCCAGCGCTCGGTCGGCTACAACGCCAACTGGCTACGCCGCAGCCCCAACACCCTGAAGGTGCTGCAGGATCTGAACTTCACCTATCACATCGACGATGTCAGCCGCGATGAGCCGTTCGTGACCATGGTTCGCGGGCGCAAATTCGCCGTGGTGCCGTACACCCTGCGCAACAACGACATCGTGCTGATCGAGGGCCGGCATTTCTCCGCCGAGCAGTTCTACCAGCAACTGGTGCTGGAATTCGATCGCCTCTACGCCGAAGGCGCGAGCAAGCGGCGGATGATGTCGGTGAGTCTGCACGACCGCATCGGCGGTACGCCGGCGATGGTCGAAGCCATGGAGCGTTTTATCCGTTACGCCCAGTCCCATTCGAAAGTGAAATTCATGCGCAAGGATCAGATCGCGCAAATCGTGCTGACCGAGAAAAACCCACTGATCGATAACACTGAAGCGCTCTACAACCAGTAA
- a CDS encoding OprD family porin, translating to MSTLVCNSVRTSRFSVPRPRSTLSLIGCSSLALVLPMSADAEGFIEDSKATLNLRNAYFNRNFVNPNYPQGKAEEWTQNFILDAKSGFTQGTVGFGLDVLGLYSQKLDGGKGTGGTQLLPIHDDGRPADNFGRLGVALKAKVSKTELKVGEWMPVLPILRSDDGRSLPQTFRGGQVTSTEINGLTLYGGQFRGNSPRNDASMEDMSMNGRGAFTSDRFNFGGGEYTFNDKRTLVGVWYAELSDIYQQQYFNLSHSQPLGDWTLGANLGFFTGKEDGSAQAGDLDNKTAFAMLSARYGGNTFYIGLQKLNGDDAWMRVNGTSGGTLANDSYNASYDNAKERSWQIRHDYNFVVLGVPGLTMMNRYISGDNVHTGTITDGKEWGRESELAYTVQSGPLKNLNVKWRNATIRRDFSTNEFDENRIFISYPISLL from the coding sequence GTGAGCACACTCGTCTGCAATTCCGTCCGCACGTCCCGTTTTTCTGTCCCCCGCCCGCGTTCCACCCTGAGCCTGATCGGCTGCAGCAGTCTCGCCCTCGTCTTGCCGATGAGCGCCGATGCCGAAGGCTTTATCGAAGACAGCAAAGCCACCCTGAACCTGCGCAACGCCTACTTCAATCGCAACTTCGTCAACCCGAACTATCCGCAAGGCAAGGCTGAAGAGTGGACGCAGAACTTCATCCTCGACGCCAAATCCGGTTTCACCCAGGGCACTGTCGGCTTCGGCCTGGACGTACTGGGGCTGTACTCGCAGAAGCTCGATGGCGGCAAAGGTACCGGCGGTACGCAGTTATTGCCGATCCACGATGACGGGCGCCCGGCGGACAATTTCGGGCGCCTGGGCGTGGCGCTCAAGGCCAAGGTGTCGAAGACCGAATTGAAGGTCGGTGAATGGATGCCGGTGCTGCCGATCCTGCGCTCGGACGATGGCCGCTCCCTGCCGCAGACCTTTCGCGGTGGCCAGGTCACGTCTACCGAAATCAACGGCTTGACCCTTTACGGTGGCCAGTTTCGTGGCAACAGCCCGCGCAACGATGCAAGCATGGAAGACATGTCGATGAACGGCCGAGGCGCATTCACCTCCGACCGCTTCAACTTCGGCGGCGGCGAATACACCTTCAACGACAAACGCACGCTTGTCGGTGTGTGGTACGCCGAACTCAGCGACATCTACCAGCAGCAGTATTTCAACCTCAGCCACAGCCAGCCACTGGGCGACTGGACGTTGGGCGCCAACCTCGGTTTCTTCACCGGCAAGGAAGACGGCAGCGCTCAGGCCGGCGACCTCGACAACAAAACCGCGTTCGCCATGCTCTCGGCCAGATACGGCGGCAACACGTTCTACATCGGCCTGCAAAAACTCAATGGCGACGATGCCTGGATGCGCGTCAACGGCACCAGCGGCGGCACCCTGGCCAACGACAGCTACAACGCCAGTTACGACAACGCGAAGGAGCGCTCCTGGCAGATTCGCCACGACTACAACTTCGTAGTCCTCGGCGTCCCCGGGCTGACGATGATGAACCGCTACATCAGCGGCGACAACGTACACACCGGCACCATCACCGATGGCAAGGAATGGGGTCGCGAATCGGAACTGGCCTACACCGTTCAGAGCGGTCCGCTGAAGAATCTCAACGTCAAATGGCGCAACGCTACGATTCGCCGCGACTTCAGCACCAATGAATTCGATGAGAACCGGATCTTCATCAGTTATCCGATTTCGTTGCTGTAA
- a CDS encoding NAD-dependent epimerase/dehydratase family protein, producing the protein MTPTSTAPTPFNRLLLTGAAGGLGKVLRERLRPYANVLRLSDIAALAPAIDDREEVVLCDLADKTAVHQLVEGVDAILHFGGVSVERPFEEILGANICGVFHLYEAARRHGVKRVIFASSNHVIGFYKQDEHLDASSARRPDGYYGLSKSYGEDMASFYFDRYGIETVSIRIGSSFPEPQNRRMMHTWLSFDDLTQLLERSLYTPNVGHTVVYGMSDNKDVWWDNRFASHLGFAAKDTSEVFREKVEAQPMPASDDPARIYQGGAFVAAGPFDD; encoded by the coding sequence ATGACGCCCACCTCCACCGCCCCAACTCCGTTCAATCGCCTGCTGCTGACCGGCGCCGCCGGTGGCCTGGGCAAAGTCTTGCGCGAACGTCTGCGCCCGTATGCCAACGTGCTGCGCCTGTCGGACATCGCCGCCCTCGCCCCGGCCATCGATGACCGGGAAGAAGTCGTGCTCTGCGACCTCGCCGACAAAACCGCCGTGCATCAACTGGTCGAAGGCGTGGATGCGATCCTGCATTTCGGTGGCGTTTCAGTGGAGCGCCCCTTCGAAGAAATCCTCGGTGCCAATATCTGTGGTGTGTTCCACCTCTATGAAGCGGCACGCCGCCACGGCGTCAAACGGGTGATCTTCGCCAGTTCCAACCATGTCATCGGCTTCTACAAACAGGATGAGCACCTCGACGCCAGCTCTGCTCGCCGCCCTGACGGCTACTACGGCCTGTCCAAGTCCTACGGCGAAGACATGGCCAGTTTCTACTTCGATCGCTATGGCATCGAAACCGTCAGCATCCGCATCGGCTCGTCGTTTCCCGAACCGCAGAACCGCCGAATGATGCACACCTGGCTGAGTTTCGACGACCTCACCCAGTTGCTCGAACGTTCGCTGTACACCCCCAACGTCGGCCACACCGTGGTCTATGGCATGTCCGACAACAAGGACGTGTGGTGGGACAACCGCTTCGCCAGCCACCTCGGTTTCGCGGCCAAAGACACGTCCGAAGTGTTTCGCGAAAAAGTCGAGGCGCAGCCGATGCCCGCCAGCGATGACCCGGCGCGGATCTATCAGGGCGGCGCCTTCGTTGCGGCCGGCCCGTTTGACGACTGA
- a CDS encoding SMP-30/gluconolactonase/LRE family protein, which yields MQAEMIVDARNAVGESPVWVPQENALYWVDIPNGGLQRWSADTGHVHAWKAPEMLACIARHGRGGWVAGMESGFFHLQPHSDGSLDSEQLASVGHSRQDMRLNDGRCDRQGRFWAGSMVLNMGLNLPEGRLYRYAAGQTGPIEAQLDGFIVPNGLGFSPDGKTMYLSDSHPNVQLIWAFDYDIASGTPSNRRVFVDMNHYYGRPDGAAVDADGCYWICANDVGLIHRFTPEGRLDRSLKVPVKKPTMCAFGGSRMDTLFVTSIRPGDDQDPHSLAGGVFALNPGVKGLPEPVFDDLL from the coding sequence ATGCAAGCCGAAATGATCGTCGACGCCCGCAACGCGGTGGGTGAAAGCCCGGTGTGGGTGCCGCAGGAAAATGCGCTCTACTGGGTCGATATCCCCAACGGTGGCCTGCAACGCTGGAGCGCCGACACGGGCCACGTCCACGCCTGGAAGGCTCCCGAAATGCTCGCCTGCATCGCACGACACGGCAGGGGCGGCTGGGTTGCCGGCATGGAGAGCGGGTTCTTTCACTTGCAACCGCACAGCGATGGCAGCCTCGACAGCGAGCAACTGGCGAGCGTCGGACACAGCCGTCAGGACATGCGCCTGAACGACGGTCGCTGCGACCGCCAGGGTCGGTTCTGGGCCGGCAGCATGGTGCTGAACATGGGCCTGAATCTGCCCGAGGGCCGGCTCTATCGCTACGCTGCCGGGCAGACGGGTCCGATCGAGGCACAACTCGACGGTTTCATCGTGCCCAATGGCCTGGGTTTCAGCCCGGACGGCAAGACGATGTACCTGTCGGACTCGCACCCGAACGTGCAACTGATCTGGGCCTTCGATTACGACATTGCCAGCGGCACCCCCTCCAATCGACGGGTGTTCGTGGACATGAATCATTATTACGGCCGCCCCGACGGCGCTGCCGTGGATGCCGACGGCTGCTACTGGATCTGCGCCAACGACGTCGGCCTGATCCACCGGTTCACCCCCGAAGGTCGCCTCGACCGCTCGCTAAAGGTCCCGGTGAAAAAACCCACCATGTGCGCCTTTGGCGGCAGCCGGATGGACACCTTGTTCGTGACCTCGATCCGCCCCGGCGACGACCAGGATCCGCACTCCCTGGCCGGCGGCGTGTTCGCCCTCAACCCCGGCGTCAAAGGCCTGCCGGAGCCAGTTTTCGATGACCTGCTGTAA
- a CDS encoding TRAP transporter substrate-binding protein has protein sequence MDFKRTLLAAALPLALTFGSAAQALEIKFADIHPAGYPTVVAEEQLGKTLVAESDGKLTFKMFPGGVLGSEKEVVEQAQVGAIQMARVSLGIVGPVVPDVNVFNMPFVFRDQAHMRKIIDGEIGDEILDKITQSEFNLVALAWMDGGTRNIYTKKPVRNLEDLKGMKIRVQGNPMFIETINAMGGNGIAMDTGEIFSALQTGVIDGAENNPPTLLEHNHYQNAKFYSLTGHLILPEPIVMSKITWEKLTPDQQTLVKKAAKAAQAQERTLWDAKSVSSEEKLKAAGVEFITVDKKPFYEATASIREKYGAPYADLIKRIEAVQ, from the coding sequence ATGGACTTCAAACGCACGTTGCTCGCCGCCGCCCTCCCCCTCGCGCTCACCTTCGGCAGTGCCGCACAGGCGCTGGAAATCAAATTCGCCGACATCCACCCCGCCGGTTATCCGACCGTGGTCGCCGAAGAACAATTGGGCAAGACCCTGGTCGCCGAAAGCGACGGCAAGCTGACCTTCAAGATGTTCCCCGGCGGCGTGCTCGGCTCGGAAAAGGAAGTGGTCGAACAGGCCCAGGTCGGCGCCATCCAGATGGCCCGCGTCAGCCTCGGCATCGTCGGCCCGGTGGTACCGGACGTGAACGTGTTCAACATGCCGTTCGTGTTCCGTGATCAGGCGCACATGCGCAAGATCATCGACGGTGAAATCGGCGACGAGATCCTCGACAAGATCACTCAATCGGAATTCAACCTCGTCGCCCTGGCGTGGATGGACGGCGGCACGCGCAACATCTACACCAAGAAACCGGTACGCAACCTCGAAGACCTCAAGGGCATGAAAATCCGCGTGCAGGGCAACCCGATGTTCATCGAAACCATCAACGCCATGGGCGGTAACGGGATCGCCATGGACACCGGCGAAATCTTCAGTGCGCTGCAGACCGGTGTCATCGACGGCGCGGAAAACAATCCACCCACCCTGCTCGAACACAACCACTACCAGAACGCCAAGTTCTACAGCCTGACCGGGCACCTGATCCTGCCCGAGCCCATCGTGATGTCGAAAATCACCTGGGAAAAACTCACCCCGGATCAGCAGACGCTGGTGAAGAAAGCCGCCAAGGCTGCGCAGGCTCAGGAGCGCACGCTGTGGGATGCCAAGTCCGTCAGCAGTGAGGAAAAACTCAAGGCGGCCGGCGTCGAGTTCATCACCGTCGACAAGAAACCCTTCTACGAGGCCACCGCCTCGATCCGCGAGAAATACGGCGCACCCTACGCCGACCTGATCAAGCGCATCGAAGCCGTTCAGTAA
- a CDS encoding TRAP transporter small permease has translation MKNLLLRINDRIYMACIWVAGLSVLTIALIIPWGVFARYVLGTGSSWPEPTAILLMMVFTFIGAAASYRAGAHMAVAMVTDRLQPNMRRTMSIVSQVLMGTICLFMTIWGTKLCLSTWNQFMSALPTLRVGITYMPIPIGGALTLIFVLEKLLLGDQSNRRVVRFDLIEENEGAA, from the coding sequence ATGAAGAATTTGCTGCTGCGCATCAATGACCGGATCTACATGGCCTGCATCTGGGTCGCCGGTCTGTCGGTGCTGACCATTGCCCTGATCATTCCCTGGGGCGTGTTCGCCCGTTACGTCCTCGGCACCGGCTCGAGCTGGCCGGAGCCTACCGCCATCCTGCTGATGATGGTCTTCACCTTCATCGGTGCTGCCGCCAGCTATCGCGCCGGCGCGCACATGGCGGTGGCGATGGTCACCGATCGCCTGCAACCGAATATGCGCCGAACCATGAGCATCGTTTCGCAAGTGCTCATGGGCACCATCTGCCTGTTCATGACGATCTGGGGCACCAAGCTGTGCCTGTCGACCTGGAACCAGTTCATGAGCGCTCTGCCGACATTGCGGGTCGGCATCACCTACATGCCGATCCCCATTGGCGGTGCGCTGACGCTGATTTTCGTACTGGAAAAACTGTTGCTCGGCGATCAAAGCAACCGCCGTGTGGTGCGATTCGACCTGATTGAAGAAAACGAAGGGGCTGCCTGA
- a CDS encoding TRAP transporter large permease, whose product MDALILLGSFIALILIGMPVAYALGLSALIGAWWIDIPFQALMIQVAGGVNKFSLLAIPFFVLAGAIMAEGGMSRRLVAFAGVLVGFVRGGLSLVNIMASTFFGAISGSSVADTASVGSVLIPEMERKGYPREFSTAVTVSGSVQALLTPPSHNSVLYSLAAGGTVSIASLFMAGVVPGLLMSACLMVLCLIFARKRDYPKGEVIPLREALKICGEALWGLMAMVIILGGILSGIFTATESAAIAVLWSFFVTMFIYRDYKWSELPKLMHRTVRTISIVMILIGFAASFGYIMTLMQIPAKITTLFLTLSDNRYVILMCINVMLLLLGTVMDMAPLILILTPILMPVILGIGVDPVQFGMIMLVNLGIGLITPPVGAVLFVGSAVGKVSIESTVKALLPFYAVLFLVLMLVTYVPALSLWLPHLVL is encoded by the coding sequence ATGGACGCATTGATTTTGCTGGGCAGTTTTATCGCACTGATCCTGATCGGCATGCCGGTTGCCTATGCGCTCGGGCTGTCGGCGCTGATCGGCGCGTGGTGGATCGACATCCCGTTCCAGGCCTTGATGATTCAGGTGGCGGGCGGGGTGAACAAATTCTCGCTGCTGGCGATTCCGTTCTTTGTGCTCGCCGGAGCGATCATGGCCGAGGGCGGCATGTCGCGGCGACTGGTGGCGTTCGCCGGGGTTTTGGTGGGTTTCGTGCGTGGCGGCCTGTCGCTGGTGAATATCATGGCCTCGACCTTTTTCGGCGCGATTTCCGGCTCGTCGGTGGCCGACACCGCGTCGGTGGGCTCGGTGCTGATCCCGGAAATGGAGCGCAAAGGCTACCCTCGGGAATTCTCTACGGCGGTCACCGTCAGCGGTTCGGTGCAGGCCCTGCTGACCCCGCCCAGTCACAACTCGGTGCTCTACTCGCTGGCCGCCGGCGGCACTGTTTCCATTGCTTCGCTGTTCATGGCCGGCGTGGTGCCGGGCCTGCTGATGAGCGCGTGCCTGATGGTGTTGTGCCTGATTTTTGCGCGCAAACGCGACTACCCCAAAGGCGAAGTGATCCCGCTGCGCGAAGCCCTGAAGATCTGCGGCGAAGCGTTGTGGGGCCTGATGGCGATGGTGATCATTCTCGGCGGGATTCTGTCGGGGATCTTCACGGCCACCGAGTCGGCGGCCATCGCCGTGCTGTGGTCATTCTTCGTCACCATGTTCATCTACCGCGACTACAAATGGAGTGAACTGCCGAAACTGATGCACCGCACGGTGCGCACCATTTCCATCGTGATGATTCTGATCGGTTTCGCCGCCAGTTTCGGCTACATCATGACCCTGATGCAGATCCCGGCGAAGATCACCACGCTGTTCCTGACCCTGTCCGACAACCGCTACGTAATCCTGATGTGCATCAACGTCATGCTGCTGTTGCTCGGCACCGTGATGGACATGGCACCGCTGATCCTGATCCTCACGCCGATCCTGATGCCGGTGATTCTCGGCATCGGCGTCGACCCGGTGCAGTTCGGCATGATCATGCTGGTCAACCTCGGTATCGGACTGATAACCCCGCCCGTGGGAGCCGTGCTGTTCGTGGGTTCGGCGGTGGGCAAGGTCAGTATCGAAAGCACGGTGAAGGCGCTGCTGCCGTTCTACGCCGTGCTGTTCCTGGTGCTGATGCTGGTGACCTACGTTCCGGCGCTGTCGCTGTGGTTACCGCACCTGGTGTTGTAA
- a CDS encoding sulfite exporter TauE/SafE family protein: MLLASLFGVVMGLILGLTGAGGGILAVPALVLGLGWTMTQAAPVALFAVGSAAAVGAIDGLRHGLVRYRAALLIAALGAVFSPVGIYFAHQLPEKVLMILFSLLMVMVAWRMLRRERQQEGPSDHGHASWGQKNCMLNEQTGRFDWTAKCTATLAALGAVTGVVSGLLGVGGGFLIVPAFKQLTDVQMRGIVATSLMVISLISAIGVIGAFHAGVRIDHLGASFIVASIVGMIIGRKLCARVPARTLQVGFASVCLVVAAYMLLRA, translated from the coding sequence ATGTTGCTGGCAAGTCTGTTTGGCGTGGTGATGGGATTGATCCTGGGTCTGACCGGAGCCGGTGGCGGGATTCTCGCCGTGCCGGCGCTGGTGCTCGGCCTGGGCTGGACGATGACGCAGGCGGCGCCGGTGGCGTTGTTTGCCGTTGGCAGCGCGGCGGCGGTTGGTGCGATCGACGGTCTGCGCCATGGTCTGGTGCGTTATCGCGCGGCGCTGCTGATTGCGGCGCTCGGCGCGGTGTTTTCGCCGGTGGGCATCTACTTCGCTCATCAGTTGCCGGAAAAGGTCCTGATGATCCTGTTCAGTCTGCTGATGGTGATGGTGGCGTGGCGCATGCTGCGCCGCGAACGCCAGCAGGAGGGGCCGAGCGATCATGGCCACGCCAGTTGGGGCCAGAAAAACTGCATGCTCAATGAGCAGACCGGTCGTTTCGACTGGACCGCCAAATGCACCGCGACCCTCGCGGCGCTGGGCGCGGTCACTGGCGTGGTGTCCGGGTTGCTGGGGGTTGGCGGCGGGTTTCTGATCGTGCCGGCGTTCAAGCAACTGACCGACGTGCAGATGCGCGGCATCGTTGCCACATCCTTGATGGTCATCAGTCTGATTTCCGCCATCGGCGTGATCGGCGCATTCCATGCCGGGGTGCGGATCGACCATCTGGGCGCATCGTTTATCGTGGCCAGCATCGTCGGCATGATCATCGGCCGCAAACTCTGCGCGCGAGTACCGGCGAGGACGTTGCAGGTGGGGTTTGCCAGCGTATGTCTGGTGGTCGCCGCTTACATGTTGCTGCGGGCGTGA